A section of the Anabaena cylindrica PCC 7122 genome encodes:
- a CDS encoding M16 family metallopeptidase, whose product MTSTLLKFPRLNAPKLHHLPNGLTIIAEQMPVEAVNLSLWVKIGSAVESDPINGMAHFLEHMIFKGTEQLVSGEFERRIEERGAVTNAATSQDYTHYYINSAPQDFAELAPLQMDVVFNASIPDDAFERERLVVLEEIRRSEDNPRRRIFRRIMETAFDSLPYRRPVLGPEDVISQLKPQQMRDFHAHWYQPQSVTAVAVGNLPVEELVEIVAEGFIKNNPQSTVNSQQSKVIPEPAFTKIVRQEFIDETLQQARLVMIWRVPGLMELNQTYALDVLAGILGHGRTSRLVYDLREERGLVSTISVSNMSHLLQGAFSVSAKCEVEDLAAVEDAIAQHLRKLQTELVKESEIDRVRRRVANRFVFGNETPSDRAGLYGYYQSLIGDLEPAFNYPDYIQAQNATDLMQAATDFLSPDAYGVVVIKPA is encoded by the coding sequence ATGACATCAACTTTGCTGAAATTTCCTCGCCTGAATGCGCCAAAGCTACACCATTTACCTAATGGTTTAACAATCATCGCCGAACAAATGCCGGTGGAAGCCGTTAATCTCAGCTTATGGGTAAAAATTGGTTCTGCTGTAGAATCAGATCCTATTAACGGTATGGCTCATTTTTTAGAGCATATGATTTTTAAGGGAACAGAGCAATTGGTAAGTGGCGAGTTTGAAAGACGAATTGAAGAACGGGGCGCGGTGACGAATGCAGCCACAAGTCAAGACTATACTCATTACTATATAAATAGTGCGCCTCAAGACTTTGCAGAATTAGCACCACTGCAAATGGATGTTGTTTTTAATGCCAGTATTCCTGATGATGCCTTTGAGAGGGAACGTTTGGTAGTTCTGGAAGAAATTAGACGTTCGGAGGATAATCCCCGGCGGCGGATTTTTCGTCGGATTATGGAAACTGCTTTTGATTCTTTACCTTACCGTCGTCCGGTACTGGGGCCAGAAGATGTGATTTCTCAACTGAAACCACAGCAAATGCGGGACTTTCATGCTCATTGGTATCAACCACAGTCAGTTACTGCTGTAGCTGTGGGTAATTTACCTGTGGAGGAATTAGTAGAAATTGTGGCTGAAGGCTTCATCAAAAATAACCCGCAGTCAACAGTTAACAGTCAGCAGTCAAAAGTTATTCCTGAACCAGCATTTACAAAAATTGTCAGACAAGAATTTATTGATGAAACTCTCCAGCAAGCAAGGTTGGTGATGATTTGGCGAGTTCCTGGGTTAATGGAACTAAATCAAACTTATGCGCTGGATGTTTTAGCGGGAATTTTAGGACATGGACGGACATCAAGGTTGGTTTATGATTTACGGGAAGAACGGGGATTGGTGAGTACAATTTCTGTGAGCAATATGAGCCATTTGTTACAAGGTGCGTTTTCGGTTTCGGCTAAGTGTGAAGTTGAAGATTTAGCAGCAGTAGAAGATGCGATCGCACAACATCTGCGAAAATTACAAACAGAATTGGTGAAAGAGTCGGAAATTGACCGTGTACGGCGACGTGTGGCGAATAGATTTGTGTTTGGAAATGAAACTCCAAGCGATCGTGCAGGATTATATGGTTATTATCAATCTTTAATTGGCGATTTAGAACCAGCATTTAATTATCCAGATTATATACAAGCCCAGAATGCAACAGACTTGATGCAAGCCGCAACAGACTTTCTTTCCCCAGATGCTTATGGTGTAGTTGTCATCAAACCAGCGTAG
- a CDS encoding serine/threonine-protein kinase: MKQILLNNRYQVIQILGAGGFGETFLAEDTHMPSRRRCVIKQLKPISNDPQTYQIIQQRFEREAATLEYLGESSDQIPKLYAYFSENGQFYLVQEWIHGQTLSQMVEAKGYIAETIVREILLSLLSVLDYVHSKGIIHRDIKPDNIILRAQDNKPVLIDFGAVKETIRTVINPSGNPIQSIVIGTPGYMPSEQAIGRPVYATDIYSLGLTAIYLLTGKQPQELETHPQTGQILWQQYAAGMSSELAIALTQAIEPRTSDRFTTANKMLYALNSAQNISRPSPATSATISLSPPPTTLKPTQSISSPAKTPFIRETNNPTNWQKPAVIFGSVLVGSLIGAVAISNINRQQPPTTTVATETQTPNTLPTNSPVVESISPTPLTPTPSTEQRITSQPLPEANPSTAFTPPPDQEPIIENTPAPPIPSTPQVEIENQQQQPDIVSTAEVFTDSQKQPDQKKQKSREQLSTTNIGQNVPAFPTGTSRSTVEATLGKNKDVRGLWPNTRAVTYKVVPNQIDLGYLFDRNSGKLRQTEAAFAQSVDPQVMQTTLNGMLGGQATGEIQQGLQQIQQRQKDNFQFTQGSVKGQIVRQNCDFIYISIWDQDLHDFVNPSSAKQC, translated from the coding sequence ATGAAACAAATACTGCTAAACAATCGCTATCAAGTTATCCAGATACTTGGTGCTGGTGGGTTTGGGGAAACTTTTCTCGCAGAAGATACCCATATGCCTTCTCGTCGTCGCTGTGTAATCAAGCAACTCAAACCGATTAGTAATGATCCACAAACCTATCAAATTATTCAACAACGGTTTGAAAGAGAAGCAGCTACCTTAGAATATCTGGGTGAAAGTAGTGATCAAATTCCTAAACTTTACGCTTATTTTTCTGAAAATGGGCAGTTTTACCTCGTTCAAGAATGGATTCATGGACAAACTCTCAGCCAGATGGTGGAAGCTAAAGGATATATAGCTGAAACTATTGTTCGGGAAATTCTGTTAAGTTTGCTGTCAGTATTGGATTATGTCCACAGCAAAGGCATTATTCACCGAGATATAAAACCAGATAATATTATTCTTCGCGCTCAAGATAACAAACCAGTTTTAATTGATTTTGGTGCTGTTAAAGAAACTATCCGTACTGTCATCAATCCTTCGGGAAATCCCATACAATCAATCGTTATAGGCACACCTGGATATATGCCGAGTGAACAAGCTATCGGCCGTCCAGTTTACGCCACAGATATCTATAGTTTAGGCTTGACGGCGATTTATTTGCTGACTGGCAAACAACCCCAAGAATTAGAAACTCACCCGCAGACGGGGCAAATACTCTGGCAGCAATACGCTGCTGGGATGTCTTCAGAATTAGCGATCGCACTTACACAAGCAATTGAACCACGAACGAGCGATCGCTTCACCACAGCTAATAAAATGCTCTATGCTTTAAACTCAGCCCAGAATATTTCTCGTCCATCTCCCGCTACCAGCGCCACAATTAGCCTGAGTCCACCCCCTACTACTCTTAAACCAACCCAGTCAATATCTTCACCTGCAAAAACTCCCTTTATCAGAGAAACTAACAATCCCACAAACTGGCAGAAACCTGCTGTGATTTTTGGTAGTGTGCTAGTAGGAAGTTTAATTGGTGCAGTAGCAATTTCTAACATTAACCGTCAGCAGCCACCCACAACTACTGTTGCTACAGAAACACAAACTCCCAATACCTTACCAACAAACTCCCCCGTTGTAGAGTCAATTTCCCCAACTCCGCTGACACCCACTCCCTCAACTGAGCAACGAATCACTTCTCAGCCTTTACCAGAAGCCAATCCTTCTACAGCATTTACACCACCACCAGATCAAGAGCCTATTATTGAAAACACTCCAGCACCCCCAATCCCATCAACACCACAAGTAGAAATAGAAAATCAACAGCAGCAACCGGATATAGTTTCCACAGCGGAAGTATTCACAGATTCTCAGAAACAGCCAGATCAGAAAAAACAGAAGTCACGCGAGCAATTAAGTACTACTAATATCGGGCAAAATGTACCAGCTTTTCCTACAGGCACATCAAGAAGCACCGTAGAAGCAACTCTTGGTAAGAATAAAGATGTAAGAGGCTTGTGGCCTAATACCCGTGCTGTAACTTATAAGGTAGTACCTAACCAAATTGATCTCGGCTACTTATTTGACCGTAATTCTGGCAAACTGCGCCAAACGGAGGCAGCTTTTGCCCAATCTGTAGACCCTCAAGTCATGCAAACCACATTGAATGGAATGCTAGGCGGACAAGCGACGGGAGAAATTCAGCAAGGACTACAACAAATACAACAGCGCCAAAAAGATAATTTTCAGTTTACTCAAGGTTCTGTTAAGGGTCAAATAGTGCGGCAAAACTGCGATTTTATTTACATTAGTATTTGGGATCAAGACTTACACGATTTTGTCAATCCCTCATCAGCTAAACAGTGTTAA
- the secE gene encoding preprotein translocase subunit SecE, whose protein sequence is MAKKNEAEMPETGNGFSLNKFFQGTKEELEKVVWPSRKQLVSESAAVLLMVTLSASLIYLVDGLFAWAAKQVF, encoded by the coding sequence ATGGCCAAAAAAAATGAAGCAGAAATGCCAGAAACCGGAAATGGGTTTAGCTTAAACAAGTTCTTCCAAGGAACAAAAGAAGAACTTGAGAAAGTAGTTTGGCCTAGTCGGAAGCAGTTGGTGAGCGAATCAGCAGCTGTGTTGTTAATGGTGACACTCTCCGCATCTTTGATATATTTGGTCGATGGATTGTTTGCTTGGGCAGCAAAACAGGTATTCTGA
- the rplA gene encoding 50S ribosomal protein L1, with translation MGKKLSRRLQALQEKVEDRDYTPVEALALLKETATAKFAEAVEAHIRLGIDPKYTDQQLRTTVALPKGTGQIVRVAVIARGEKVTEATNAGADIAGSEELIEDIQKGMMDFDKLIATPDVMPMVAKLGKLLGPRGLMPSPKGGTVTFDVASAIAEFKAGKLEFRADRTGIVHVMFGKASFAPEDLLVNLKALQETIDRNRPSGAKGRYWRTLYVSATMGPSIKIDISALRDLKLTDAA, from the coding sequence ATGGGAAAGAAATTATCACGGCGCTTGCAGGCTTTGCAAGAAAAAGTTGAAGATAGAGACTACACACCAGTAGAAGCGTTAGCTCTGTTGAAAGAAACAGCAACAGCTAAATTCGCAGAAGCCGTAGAAGCTCATATCAGACTAGGAATTGACCCGAAGTATACAGATCAACAGTTGCGGACAACTGTGGCACTGCCTAAAGGAACAGGACAAATTGTCCGAGTGGCAGTTATTGCTAGAGGTGAAAAAGTTACAGAAGCAACCAACGCTGGTGCTGACATAGCTGGTTCAGAAGAACTGATTGAAGATATTCAAAAAGGGATGATGGACTTCGACAAGCTAATTGCTACACCCGATGTAATGCCAATGGTGGCAAAACTGGGTAAGTTGCTGGGTCCTCGCGGTTTAATGCCATCACCTAAAGGTGGAACAGTCACATTTGACGTAGCAAGTGCGATCGCTGAATTCAAAGCTGGTAAATTAGAATTCCGTGCTGATCGGACTGGAATTGTCCATGTTATGTTTGGTAAGGCATCCTTCGCACCTGAAGATTTGTTAGTCAATCTCAAAGCTCTGCAAGAGACTATTGACCGTAACCGTCCTTCAGGGGCCAAAGGTCGTTACTGGCGTACATTGTATGTGTCCGCTACCATGGGTCCATCCATTAAAATAGATATCAGCGCCCTACGAGATTTAAAACTGACTGACGCTGCATAA
- the rplK gene encoding 50S ribosomal protein L11, whose protein sequence is MAKKVVAVIKLALNAGKANPAPPVGPALGQHGVNIMMFCKEYNAKTADQAGMVIPVEISVFEDRSFTFVLKTPPASVLIRKAAKIERGSNEPNKKKVGSITRVQLREIAQTKLPDLNANDIDAAMNIVEGTAKNMGVTITD, encoded by the coding sequence ATGGCGAAGAAAGTAGTAGCGGTCATTAAACTGGCCCTGAATGCTGGAAAAGCCAACCCAGCACCGCCAGTAGGCCCAGCATTGGGTCAACATGGCGTTAACATCATGATGTTTTGCAAAGAGTACAATGCCAAAACAGCAGACCAAGCTGGAATGGTAATACCTGTAGAAATTTCGGTTTTTGAAGACCGGAGCTTTACATTTGTACTCAAAACACCACCAGCATCAGTATTGATTCGCAAGGCAGCGAAAATAGAAAGAGGGTCTAATGAACCCAACAAAAAGAAAGTTGGGAGCATCACTAGAGTGCAATTGCGGGAAATTGCTCAAACCAAACTTCCTGACCTCAATGCCAATGATATTGATGCGGCAATGAATATTGTGGAAGGAACAGCCAAAAACATGGGTGTTACCATCACAGACTAA
- a CDS encoding 2OG-Fe(II) oxygenase, with amino-acid sequence MKYYQLQTNVLPNNYLNDLWGEIQASPYFSINNLNRDFINTKGFSVVFQRGGIKTVEQKFPFFKPYLDLALQSNCNAFYLNPLLLKEGSRVDPHIDRSLRSYCKTIEPPNIVSVLYVRVPENMEGGELVLKSTKRQVGKVKPQTNTLVYFQGDLTHSVNAVKTPGNRLSLVCEQYNLSEAELEEIPIFTLESRASQPTTKKRKSTS; translated from the coding sequence GTGAAATACTATCAACTACAAACCAACGTTTTACCTAATAATTACCTTAATGACTTGTGGGGAGAAATTCAAGCTAGTCCTTACTTTTCTATCAACAATCTCAACCGGGATTTTATCAATACTAAAGGATTTTCTGTAGTGTTTCAGCGTGGGGGAATAAAAACAGTTGAACAGAAATTTCCCTTTTTTAAGCCTTATTTGGATTTAGCTCTTCAGTCAAATTGTAATGCTTTTTACCTCAATCCCTTATTGCTAAAAGAAGGTTCTCGTGTTGATCCACACATAGATCGTTCTTTGCGTTCCTATTGCAAAACTATTGAACCACCTAACATTGTTAGTGTTCTCTATGTGCGAGTACCAGAAAACATGGAGGGAGGAGAATTGGTGCTGAAATCAACTAAACGCCAAGTTGGGAAAGTCAAACCCCAAACTAATACCCTAGTTTACTTTCAAGGCGATTTAACCCATTCTGTTAATGCAGTCAAAACACCGGGAAATCGCTTAAGTTTGGTTTGTGAACAGTATAATTTAAGTGAGGCTGAACTGGAGGAAATTCCCATATTTACCTTAGAATCAAGAGCTAGTCAGCCTACAACGAAGAAACGGAAGTCAACATCTTAG
- the nusG gene encoding transcription termination/antitermination protein NusG yields the protein MTSATDEPRNSLQSEEALETAHKEARWYAVQVASGCEKRVKTNLEQRIQTFDVADKIIQVEIPHTPTVKIRKDGKRQPAEEKVFPGYVLVRMLMNDDTWQVVRNTSHVINFVGAEQKRGTGKGRGHVKPLPLSHLEVERIFKQTSEQEPIVKIDMATGDKIMVLSGPFKDFEGEVIEVSPERSKLKALLSIFGRDTPVELEFNQVEKQS from the coding sequence ATGACTTCTGCAACAGATGAACCACGCAACAGTTTGCAGTCGGAGGAAGCGCTAGAAACAGCGCATAAGGAAGCACGCTGGTATGCAGTGCAAGTAGCCTCAGGCTGTGAAAAGCGCGTGAAGACAAACTTAGAACAGCGCATCCAAACTTTTGATGTAGCTGATAAAATCATCCAAGTGGAGATTCCTCACACGCCAACGGTGAAAATCCGTAAGGATGGTAAACGCCAGCCAGCAGAGGAAAAAGTATTCCCTGGTTATGTGTTGGTGCGGATGTTGATGAATGATGATACTTGGCAGGTGGTACGTAACACCTCCCACGTAATTAATTTCGTGGGAGCAGAACAAAAACGTGGCACAGGTAAAGGTCGCGGTCACGTCAAACCATTACCCCTGAGTCATTTAGAAGTTGAACGCATCTTCAAACAAACCAGTGAACAAGAACCGATAGTCAAAATTGATATGGCTACAGGTGATAAGATAATGGTTCTTTCTGGTCCATTTAAGGACTTTGAAGGAGAGGTGATTGAAGTTTCGCCAGAACGGAGTAAGCTAAAAGCTTTACTCTCGATTTTCGGAAGGGATACACCAGTAGAATTGGAATTTAATCAGGTAGAAAAACAGAGCTAA
- the rplJ gene encoding 50S ribosomal protein L10, whose amino-acid sequence MGRTLENKKEIVADLKVSLSESTLALVIDYQGLTVAEITDLRRRLRPSGTVCKVTKNTFMGIAIQDEEKWQPLSELLNGASAFLLVKEDFSSAIKSYQEFQKVTKKTALRGGVMDGRLLKETDVKALGDLPSKEQLMAQIAGAINALATKVAVGINEVPSSLARALQAVAEKEEGSSAESSESAESAESASE is encoded by the coding sequence ATGGGTAGAACGTTAGAAAACAAAAAAGAGATTGTAGCTGACCTCAAAGTTTCTTTGAGTGAGTCAACTTTAGCACTGGTAATTGATTATCAGGGTTTAACAGTTGCCGAAATCACTGACTTAAGAAGGCGGTTACGTCCTAGTGGCACTGTTTGTAAGGTGACAAAAAACACCTTTATGGGCATTGCCATTCAAGACGAAGAAAAATGGCAGCCTTTGTCAGAATTGCTCAATGGCGCTTCTGCCTTTTTGCTAGTCAAAGAAGATTTTTCATCAGCAATTAAGAGTTATCAAGAGTTCCAAAAAGTTACCAAGAAGACAGCACTTCGCGGTGGCGTTATGGACGGTCGCTTGCTGAAAGAAACAGATGTCAAGGCTTTAGGAGACTTGCCATCTAAAGAACAACTTATGGCACAAATTGCCGGCGCTATCAACGCCTTGGCTACTAAAGTTGCTGTGGGTATCAACGAAGTTCCCAGTTCTTTGGCTCGCGCTTTACAGGCTGTTGCTGAGAAAGAAGAAGGTAGTAGCGCTGAAAGTTCTGAAAGCGCTGAAAGTGCTGAAAGTGCTAGTGAGTAA
- a CDS encoding fructosamine kinase family protein, protein MIWQEIDTHISQVTGQKFHTSQHLSVSGGCINQGYAVSDSKLTYFVKINQASQVAMFEAEMLGLQQMHNTKTIRVPQPVCWGISGNSSYIVLEWLEMTGANSKSWQETGRKLAAMHKFTSQKGFGWDINNTIGSTLQINTWIDNWAEFYTQHRLSYQFQLARRRGGSFPLEDKLLAAIPELLADHHIQPSLVHGDLWGGNAGCTIDGEPVIFDPATYFGDREVDIAMTELFGGFPAAFYQGYEEVFPLDEGYEKRKTLYNLYHVLNHFNLFGGGYASQANQMIERILRSL, encoded by the coding sequence ATGATTTGGCAAGAAATTGATACTCATATTAGCCAAGTAACTGGCCAAAAATTTCACACTTCACAACATTTATCTGTAAGTGGCGGCTGTATTAACCAAGGTTATGCAGTTAGTGATAGTAAACTCACCTATTTCGTCAAAATTAACCAAGCATCCCAAGTGGCGATGTTTGAAGCTGAAATGCTGGGTTTACAGCAGATGCATAACACAAAAACTATCCGTGTTCCTCAACCTGTATGCTGGGGCATATCTGGTAATTCTAGTTACATTGTGCTGGAATGGTTAGAAATGACAGGTGCTAATAGCAAATCATGGCAAGAAACAGGACGCAAATTAGCAGCAATGCACAAATTTACCAGTCAAAAGGGTTTCGGTTGGGACATCAATAATACTATTGGTTCTACACTGCAAATCAATACTTGGATAGATAATTGGGCAGAATTTTATACTCAGCATCGTTTAAGTTATCAATTTCAGTTAGCAAGACGACGAGGTGGGAGTTTTCCCCTAGAAGATAAATTATTAGCTGCCATTCCAGAATTATTAGCAGATCATCACATCCAACCCTCTTTAGTACATGGTGATTTATGGGGAGGAAATGCGGGGTGTACTATTGACGGTGAACCCGTGATTTTTGATCCAGCCACTTATTTCGGCGATAGAGAAGTTGATATTGCCATGACAGAGCTTTTTGGCGGTTTTCCGGCGGCATTTTATCAAGGATATGAGGAAGTGTTTCCTTTAGATGAAGGTTATGAAAAACGGAAAACACTTTATAATCTCTATCACGTTTTAAATCATTTTAATTTATTTGGTGGTGGTTATGCTTCTCAAGCAAATCAGATGATTGAGCGAATTTTGCGGAGTTTATGA
- the rplL gene encoding 50S ribosomal protein L7/L12, producing the protein MSAATEQILEQLKTLTLLEASELVKQIEEAFGVSAAPAAGGMMMMAAPGAAAAEVVEEKTEFDAVLESVPADKKIAVLKIVREITGLGLKEAKDLVEAAPKAIKEAVAKEAAEDIKKRVEEAGGKVVIK; encoded by the coding sequence ATGTCTGCTGCAACCGAACAAATTTTAGAACAATTGAAAACCTTGACTTTGCTGGAAGCTTCTGAACTAGTTAAGCAAATTGAAGAAGCTTTTGGTGTGAGTGCTGCTCCAGCCGCTGGTGGCATGATGATGATGGCTGCTCCTGGTGCTGCTGCTGCTGAAGTAGTAGAAGAAAAAACCGAATTTGATGCAGTTCTGGAATCAGTTCCAGCTGATAAGAAGATTGCTGTCCTGAAGATTGTCCGTGAAATCACAGGTTTAGGTCTGAAAGAAGCTAAGGACTTAGTAGAAGCTGCTCCTAAGGCAATTAAGGAAGCTGTAGCTAAGGAAGCTGCTGAGGATATCAAGAAGCGTGTCGAAGAAGCTGGCGGTAAGGTAGTAATCAAGTAA